A segment of the Rhizobium sp. ZPR4 genome:
CTTTTCATCGAACCAGCGGGCGCCGAACGAATTCGACATCGCCGTCAGGAACGCCATGTTCTCGCCCCAGCCTGCCTTGCCGCGAAGGCAGATGCCGTAGACTTCATGGTCCTTGTCGGTGATCTTGCGGGCAGCATCGGCGATGAAGTCCCAGGTCGGCGCATCCGGCATCTTCAGGCCGGCCTTGTCGAACAGGTCCTTGCGGTACATCACCATCGAGCTTTCGCCATAGAACGGCGCTGCATAGAGCTTGCCGTCGGTCGTCAGACCGCTGCGAATGGCCGGGAGAAGGTCATTCACGTCATAGTCCTTGTCGGCGGAAAGCTTGTCGAGCGACGCAAGCCAGCCGAGCTTGCTCCAGATCGGCACTTCATAGGTGCCGATGGTCAGCACGTCGTACTGGCCGGCCTTGGTAGCGATGTCGGTCGTAACCTTCTGGCGCAATACGTTTTCTTCAAGCGTGACCCATTGCAGATCGATACCGGGGTTCTTGGCTTTGAAATCGTCCGTAAGCTTCTGCATACGGACCATGTCGCCGTTGTTGACCGTAGCAATCGTGAGGGTTTCGGCGGACGCCAGGCCGGCAAACATCAGAGCCGAGCAGGCGCCCAGCAGTAAAGTTTTCAATTTCATATCTTCCTCCCAGAAGATTAAAAATGAGCATTCGCTTTGCTCGTGGGCAATTACTCACTTCTTGCGACAAAATGTCAATGCAGATTCGTTGCTGCATTGCCGAGCAAGCAACCTATCCTTTTGTTTCTATGGGTTAAATTTTTTGCTCAAGCCTTGAGCAAAAATTCGGCAACTGCCTCGTCGGTGATCAAACCATTGATCTGCCGTCCGACGATGGCTGCCTTGATCGCCTGGAATTTGCGTCGTCCCTTGGCGATTCCGATGACGGTGCAGGTGTCCCGCGACGGCAGAGGCGCACTGGCGACGCGCTCATTGACATCATCGGGCATAAGCTTGCCATTGCCGTCGAAAACCCAGCCGCAGATCTCGCCGGCAGCGCCTCGATCCATCAATGCCAGCATCTCGTCTCTTTCGAGGAAGCCGTCGAGGCAGAGCGGCGCCTCGACGCCCATCTCGCCGATGCCGACGAAAGTCACATCGGCCTGCGCGCTGATATCGAGTGTCGAGCGCACCAATGCCTGCGCATGCAGCAGCTCACGTTCCTCCGCGGAAGACACCAGCACCGGCAGCGGCATGGGAAAATGCCGCGCCTTAACCACATCGGCCATGCTGAAGATGACAT
Coding sequences within it:
- a CDS encoding sugar-binding transcriptional regulator, which gives rise to MAKKLDSQGRLDDAARAGWLYYVAGRTQDEIAVTMGISRQSAQRLVSLAVAERLIKVRLDHPIAACLEYAAELKKKFSLRHVDIVPSDPDSTSSTIGIAEAGAAEIERWLRRADPIVLAIGTGRTLKAAVDQLPAIECLQHRVVSLTGNIGPDGSAAYYNVIFSMADVVKARHFPMPLPVLVSSAEERELLHAQALVRSTLDISAQADVTFVGIGEMGVEAPLCLDGFLERDEMLALMDRGAAGEICGWVFDGNGKLMPDDVNERVASAPLPSRDTCTVIGIAKGRRKFQAIKAAIVGRQINGLITDEAVAEFLLKA